CAGGAAGCGCCCAGTCATGGGAACAGCCCTCGACCGAAGCGGCGATTTCAGCTTCGGCGGCGTCAGGCAGCTTAAACCCCATGTGGTCGAAAAACTTGATGCCGTTGTCGCAAGACGGATTATGCGAGGCCGAGATCACCACGCCGACGTCGGCGCGCATGTCGCGGGTCAGGAAGGAAATAGCCGGCGTGGGCAACGGCCCGACCAGGAAGACATCCATGCCGGCGGCACAAAACCCAGCCGCCAGGGCATATTCATAAATATAACCGGAAAGGCGAGTGTCCTTGCCGATAAGGACCTTATGACGGCGTCCGCCGTTGTGAAAATACAACCCGGCTGACAACCCCAGACGCATAACCACGTCCGGGGTCATGGGATAGGTGTTGACCCTGCCGCGCAACCCGTCTGTTCCGAAAAGTTTTTTTTCCATTCCTTGGTTCGGCCGGTTCACGCCGGCCTCATTTCACAGTCAGCGACACCTTGTCGGGTTTGGCTTCAATGAGTTCGCACCCTTGCGGCATCTTCACCCGGTACGACGCTTCATATTTACCCGGTTCAATGTCAGGCTTCAACTCCAGCGTCGCCTCCACGAGGCCTGGGAAATCCTTGTCCGAGATAATGGCCGCCGGTCCCTTGATGCGCAGGGTGACGGCCTGGGGCGCGACATCCGCCTCCCGGCCCTTGGGTTTCTTGATGGCCAGCGGTGCGCGCAAGGTAATTTCGGATTCCTTGGCGGCAAATCCCATAACCACCTGGACTGCCGGCGGCGACACGTCCACATCCTCAGGCACGTCCAGGGGCACCCGTTCATCGAACCGGGCCGGCGGCGGCTGGGGCAAAGTGATGGACTGGGTCCGAATTTCGGTAATCTTGTCCAGCTTGTCGGCAGGTCCGGTCAGACGCGCCGTATCTGGCACCGCCTTTACCGCCGACATGGAGAAGCCATTGGGGGGCGAGGACCGCAACATCACCTTGACGGGCACGGTCTTGGCTGCCCGGCGTTCGACGTCCAGCTCCAGTCGGGTGGGCCGGATTTCCACGACTTCGTAGACCTTTGGCAACGGAATGTTCTTGGTCTCGAACAAAACGATATTCTTGCCCGGCACGATCTTGGACAGATTGAGACTGTAGACGAGCTGGCTCTCGTCGATCTTGCGGGCCACGCCTCGCGGCCCCCGGACCAGAACATCCACGGCGCCGATCATGCCGGATTTGATGTAGAGATCCTCGGGCAGCCCCGTCATCTCCACCCGCATGGGCATCCAGGTATCAACCTTCTCCCGGCCGGTCACCAGGTACCAGCAGAAAAGGGCCATAGCCAGGGCTAACAGGAGGTATTGCCAGTTCGGTTTCATGGGCGTTTGGCCACAAGGTTCCAGAGCATGTTTTTCAGCGTCATCTCATCCACCGGGGAAATCAGCTTGCCCCCGTCAGCCACCGACACCACGCCCCGCTCCTCGGACACCACCACGGCCAACGCATCGGTCTCCTCGGTGATGCCAAGCGCCGCCCGGTGGCGGGTGCCCAGGCTCGCATCCAGGGGAACACCGGCGATAAGCGGCAGGATACAGCCGGCCGCAGCCACGCTTTCTCCCTGGATAATGACCGCCCC
The nucleotide sequence above comes from Desulfovibrio sp. TomC. Encoded proteins:
- a CDS encoding CdaR family protein, which gives rise to MKPNWQYLLLALAMALFCWYLVTGREKVDTWMPMRVEMTGLPEDLYIKSGMIGAVDVLVRGPRGVARKIDESQLVYSLNLSKIVPGKNIVLFETKNIPLPKVYEVVEIRPTRLELDVERRAAKTVPVKVMLRSSPPNGFSMSAVKAVPDTARLTGPADKLDKITEIRTQSITLPQPPPARFDERVPLDVPEDVDVSPPAVQVVMGFAAKESEITLRAPLAIKKPKGREADVAPQAVTLRIKGPAAIISDKDFPGLVEATLELKPDIEPGKYEASYRVKMPQGCELIEAKPDKVSLTVK